The DNA sequence ATTTCTTGACATTGATTTTGATGTTTGCAAATTCAAGAACTTCGGGAACTTGAACCGAGGTGCTACCGCTTTGTGGTTCAATGCGGCGACGGAATGCCTTGACGCGGGCGAGAAGCTCCAAAATCGAGAACGGTTTTGTCACATAGTCATCGGCTCCCATTTCAAGCCCAGCGACTTTGCTCGTTTCTTCAGTCTTGGCGGTGAGCATAATGATATAGGTATCCGGGTGCTTGTTGCGAATGTAACGGCAAACTTCAAAGCCGCTCTTTTTCGGAATCATCAGGTCTAACAGCACCAAATGGGGCTGGTAGGAATCCGCCTTGGCAATCGCTTCTTCACCATCGCAGGCCGTTTCAACGGTGTAACCTTCCATTTCAAAGTTGTCCTGGAGGCCAAAGCGGATGATTTCTTCGTCTTCTACGATGAGTATTTTGAAGTTCATGGTTATTCTGCCTTTTTAAACTTGACGGTGAACGTGGATCCCTTTCCGGGTTTGCTGACCAACGAAATGGTTGCCTTGTGAGTTTCGGCAACGCGCTTGACGGTTGCAAGGCCGAGCCCGGAGCCCTTGGTGCTTCGAGTCATTTCGTCACCCACTCTATAAAAATCATTAAATATATTTTTTTGTTCAGAAGCGGCAATGCCGATACCGGTGTCCGCAACCGAGAATATGACCCATTCGCTGTCGCTCTTGACATCGACCTTGATATCTCCGGGGGCTTCGGTATACTTGATGGCATTGTCAATCAAGTTCTGAACCAAGCTGTATAGCGCCGTATAGTCGCCCATCACAAACACGTTGGGCTCAAAGTGCGTGTAGAAAGTAAGCCCTTTTTCGACACCGATGTCTTCGACGGCGTCAAAAACTTTCTTTGCGCAAATAGAAAAGTCTAAACGTTCCCACTTGAAGGCGCCTGTGCCGTGTTCCATTCGGGTGTAATTCAAAATAGCGCCAATCAAGTTTTCAAGTCTCGAGGCTTCTTTGCCAATGAGCGTGGAATATTCTTGCACCTTTTCGGCGCGCTGCAAGCGCCCACGCGCCATCATTTCGGCAAACATCTTAATCGAGGTCAGGGGAGTCTTCAATTCGTGCGAAACGCTGGACAAGAAATTCGCCTTCATGGCCAAAAGTTTGCGTTCCTGCGTAATGAATCGGAACATGAAGAACGAACCGAAAATAACCGTGATGAGGGCGAAAAGCATAAGCCCGTACATCAAGAACATGCGGTGTCTCGTTTCTTTATGAATGTCCTGCATGTCTTTTTCGTACAAGGTGAATTCCCATTCGAAAGCGTCGGAAATGTAATGCTGCGCGATAATGGGGGCTCCTTCCGGGATTTCTCCCATAATCAGTTTGTCGCTGTTTTCGGTAATCGAGAAGGGGATGTTCTTGTAGCTCTGTACGACTGCCTTGAGCTTGCTCTGAAGACGTGCCTTGTAAGCGTCCTTGTTGATGACGGCAATGACTACCTGGTCTCCCGAAAGATACGGGTACGACATTTTGAACAAGGTAATCTCTTCGGTGTTCTTGTAAAGAATACCTTCCTTTGATGAAACGTCGTCGTTCAGGATTTCATGGAACAAGTCCCTGTTGTAATACAGGATGTCCATGTACCCCAGCTGGCGGTTGAAGTTTTCTCGCAGGTTCCAGAAGGCTTCGCGTTTTTCTTGCGACAGGTTTTCAAATGAAAGAATCTGCGTAAAGGCCGATTCAAAGAAATACCTAGATGACGAAATGTCGTCGATGTTTTGCTTGTCCAGGAATTGTGCCAATACCGAAAGACAGTAGTCTTGTGCTTCTTGGTGCTTTCTCTGGAATACCAAAATTTCAAAATGCAGCAGGTAGACGGCGTAAGTCAAGTCGGCGTGCAAGTACCCCTGTTGGTGCGGGTTGCTTTCAAGAATTTCAAGCAGGTGCAGTGCTTCGTCGTATTTCTTGTTCTTGTAGTAGAAACGAATCAGTCCAAGAATGTTTTGGACTTGTTCTTCCTTGGATTCAAAGAAAAAACTGGTGGGTCTAAGACTCCGGGACCGCTGTTCCAGGTAAATCCTTTGCGCGATGCTGTCTTTTAAACCGCTTGTTTCAACTTGATAGAGTTTCTTGTCTAGGGTAGAGGGGACGCTGTTCGAAAAGTTGGACGACTTGAAGAACTTCTTGGACGTCATGTCGGGGTAGATCAAGTTCCCGTTGTTGAACAAGAAGATTGCGTCTAGTCCTTCTACCGACTTGAATTCGGCGGCGTGTCCAAAGTCCAGGAGCCCCTGCGGCTGTTCGTAAAGGAATAGCGATGCCGCCTTGGTTTCTTGGTAAATCTTGGACTGTTCTTTTTCTATCGCTTCTTCGACTTCGTTTTGGAATGCGTTTAGGTTTTCGTCGAAATTCTTTTGCGACAGGTATATTTCATTCTGGATGTTTCTAAAACTCAGAAACGAAAGAATAGCCGTCGGGAGGACGATTCCTCCCGCAAACAATAGGACGAACAGCAGATTATTACGTGAAACCTGCATTGCCAGTCCTTATAGAACTTGTAGGCTTAGTGCGATTCTCTTACTTGACGATCTGCGCACGGTGGGTCACCGATACCCTGTGTCCAACTTCAATTCGTCTGCTGTTGGAATAGAGTTCGCGAATGAGAATGCTCGATTCGTTGTCTGCGGCCCTGGCAATAATGCCGCGGCCAATCAGGCGGGGCGGGAGCGATTCGTCTGTCTTGTCTTCTTCCCAAATAGCGACGGCATCACCAGTGTTGTAACCTTCGTTAATGCCTTTATCGACAAGCACATACGAGAATGCGCCGATAATCAGCATCGGGTCCATGGAGTAGCGAATCATGGCCAGGTCGTTCAGTTTGGCTTCCTTGACCTTGCTATAGCCAGACACGTTGATGGTCTTGAGCGGCTGCTTGAGTCTTGCCTTGGCCTGGTGGATCTTGATTTCGCGGAAGCTCGTCACGATCTTGGCGCGAGAAAGCGTATCGCCAATAGCGGTGATTTTTGCAATGCCAGCAAGGCGGAGCAGCGCATACTTTTCGAAGGTGCTGCCCTTAGCTGCAGGAACGTTAATTGCTTTAGCATCAATGATTTCGACGAGGTCGCCACGCTTCAGGTCGGCGTTCGTCTTTTTGCCGACTCCCACGACCACTTCCGTTTCAGGCATGTGAATCAGGGGTTCCTTCTTTTCGCCTGACTTGATCGAAATGAAACGCTTGTCTTTTTTCAGGGAATCAAGCGTGTAGATTTCGGGGGCGTGCATCTGGTAGTAGCCATTGAAAATCTTGGGGGCCGGACGCTGCTTGTAGTAGTATTCGTCATTGGCCTTGGGTTTCTTGATGCCCTTCTTGTCTTTATCGCGCAGATTGCCGAGCATGCCTTCGAAATCGCTATTGCGTTCGTCGCCATCATCGCAACCGGCGTTTGCGACTGTCAGACCCTTGCCCTTGGGGAGGGCGGAATCCGAAATGGTTGCATTACAGGGGTACTTGCTTTTCTTTTCGACCTGCAGCACATTGCCTTCGCGAATGGAATCGCCAAGGTAAATGGAGTCGCCCGGATAAATCCAGTGCGGGTCTTCGATGTGGCGGTTGTTTTCCCATAGGTCTGGCCAGGCAAAGGGGTCCTTGAGGAATTCGTCACTCAAGTCCCAAAGGGTATCGCCTTCCTTGACAATGTAGGCAGACGCCAACAAAGCAGAAAGACCCAGACAGATGGATGCACATTTCAAAAGTCGCATAATAATCCCTTAAAGACTGTTATATCAATAATTTAACCTTTTCTTTGCTTAAAAGTAGGGGCTTTTTGACTAAAATGCGGAATTTCTTGCGTTTTTCGGCCAGAAACGCGTTCTTGCGGGCGCTGAATGGTCCTAGAACGCTGTTTTTGAACCGGATTCTGCCCCAGGACTCCCACGCGGTCAGGTACGAACAGGAATAGAATTTCAAACTTTCCGGAGCCCGGTTCCAGGTAAAGCGGGATATTCTTGCGGAGCATGTAGCCCTCATTTCGGAACTGCTTGATTGAGCGTGCGGCTACTTCGAGGTTCGAGGTCTGTAAAAGAATTCGTTCCGGTCTTGAAAGGGCGGCAGCTTGTGCAACACCTTGTGCCAGCGGCTCGTCGCCGGGCAGGTTGAAGTAGAAAGTCCAGCGACCTTCGTTTTCGGGCTTGCTGAAGAACTTGCCAAAGAAATCCTGTTCCACGTGACTGCGGATGAATTTCATATTGTCATCTATGGTGTTGCGGGCGTTCAAGCGCGACGACATCATGGCGTATTCGCGGCAGTCCATCGAAACGACTCTTTTGAATCGGCTCGCAAGTGTTGAACTCACAAAGGAACTTCCGGAATAGAATTCAAAGAAGCAGTCTTCGGCATTCGGGTGGATTGCATCTTCAATGCGCTTGGGGAGTCCCATCCAGGCGTCATGAATTCGGGGCGTCCAGTCCAGCACGTGCATACTGATCCCGGTCTCGCCAATCGGCATAAAGTCGCTACCGAAAGCGCTCTTGGCTTCCACCTTCATCGGAATCGTTCCGGCCGGATCAAAAGGCTGGTCGGGTAAGCACTGAATGTGGTGGCAACTGATGACTTCCGGACAGTTTCTTTGTATAAAATCAACGAAAGTCTTGTAACCGTGAGCAGAGAATCGGCCTTTCAGGTTAACTTGAACGAGCATCGCATAGCGTCCGTCACCGACGGCGCGGAACCAAATTTGGCGGAGAGCCTTCTTGAAAATATGCAGGTGTTCTTTCTTGACTTGTTCAAGAACTTTGGTAACAAGTTCGGGAGTGTCCATTCCGCGGGCGGGAGCGTCAATGGAAAGGGATTCCTGCTGTCCGCGGTAAGTCTTGATAATGCGCCAGTCGGAATGTTCCGGATTTGCATCTGCTGTAAACCAAGCCTGGAACTTTCCTGGAATGTGTTCGTTTTCGGCCCATGCGGCAAGCTGCTGCTTGATGTCTTCAAAAGTCAGCGCTGCTTTACGTACAGGCTTTTCTGCCTTCGGGGCTTCCGTCTGTTCTTTGCCGCGACGCACATTGTTTGTGCGAGGACTGTTACTTCTTTTTCTAAAATCGTTTCTCATTTTATTTTCTTAAACAAGGAATCTCGGGTAAATCCAGGAACATTCGCGGGCGAGCATCTTCGGGAATTCGCGGAAGGTTCCGTTAATCTGGTAAAGGTTCAGGCTGCCTTCCACCGGCGAAAGCTTAATGAGCGAGTCCGCGCGGGCTTCGAGGTAGGGGTATTCGTCCAAGTTGCAAGACGATACGACTGCACAGCCCGTGAGGGCGATAATGGTATCGACCATCTGCATCAGAATCTGGTGCGGTGCGCCATTCAAGCGTGTTGACTTCGGATTATGCAACACGGCTGAAATCGGGTCGATCACCACCACGCGGTAGTCGTGGTTTTCAAGTCGCTTGGCACCTTGAATACGCTTGGCGATAAGCTGTGCTGTTTCGATAGGCGAAAGGGCCGTACCACGCAGGTTCAAGAAACCGAACTTCGGGGTGCTGGCGTTCAAGTTGCGCTTGCCGCCCAGCAAGTAAAGGCGGTTCAGGAACACGGACTTGGTAAGTTCAAAGTTGATGAACAGCACGTCGCTCGAAGACGTTGAGTTGCCGAACCAGTCTTCGCCATAGCAAATCGAAAGGCCTAAGTCCATAAGGGCGAGAGACTTGCCGCTCTTCGGGGGTGCCGTGAACAAGAAGAATTCGCCGGCACGGAGCATGTTTTCGACAATCGTCTGGTCTTTCTTGGGGGCTTCTTCGGTGTCGCTTGCAAGTTCAATGAGCGGTTTTCCGTCAAGGGAGTATTCCACCCATTCTTGCCATTCCTTAAAGTTCTTGGCGCCCTGTTCAAGACCAATCAAGTACTGCTGTTTACCGCCGCGGAGCACGCCCGGCATACGCACCATCATGTGCGGGTTGCTGTTGCTCGGGTCAACCTTGAATCCCTGGGAATCAAGTGTCTTGAAAAGGAAGTCGACGCGTTCGTTATATTCTTCTTCGTCGTTGGCAAAAATCTTGACCCATGCCTGCACAGAATTTGCACCTGTGTTTACAAGAGCGGTACAGGGGAGGTTCAGTGCCTTGTAGTAGGCGAGCTGCTTGGCCAAGGACATCTTGGGGTTGTCGACCACCACATAGCGGTAGCGGAAAGATTCGTCCG is a window from the uncultured Fibrobacter sp. genome containing:
- a CDS encoding cell wall metabolism sensor histidine kinase WalK, with translation MQVSRNNLLFVLLFAGGIVLPTAILSFLSFRNIQNEIYLSQKNFDENLNAFQNEVEEAIEKEQSKIYQETKAASLFLYEQPQGLLDFGHAAEFKSVEGLDAIFLFNNGNLIYPDMTSKKFFKSSNFSNSVPSTLDKKLYQVETSGLKDSIAQRIYLEQRSRSLRPTSFFFESKEEQVQNILGLIRFYYKNKKYDEALHLLEILESNPHQQGYLHADLTYAVYLLHFEILVFQRKHQEAQDYCLSVLAQFLDKQNIDDISSSRYFFESAFTQILSFENLSQEKREAFWNLRENFNRQLGYMDILYYNRDLFHEILNDDVSSKEGILYKNTEEITLFKMSYPYLSGDQVVIAVINKDAYKARLQSKLKAVVQSYKNIPFSITENSDKLIMGEIPEGAPIIAQHYISDAFEWEFTLYEKDMQDIHKETRHRMFLMYGLMLFALITVIFGSFFMFRFITQERKLLAMKANFLSSVSHELKTPLTSIKMFAEMMARGRLQRAEKVQEYSTLIGKEASRLENLIGAILNYTRMEHGTGAFKWERLDFSICAKKVFDAVEDIGVEKGLTFYTHFEPNVFVMGDYTALYSLVQNLIDNAIKYTEAPGDIKVDVKSDSEWVIFSVADTGIGIAASEQKNIFNDFYRVGDEMTRSTKGSGLGLATVKRVAETHKATISLVSKPGKGSTFTVKFKKAE
- a CDS encoding AAA family ATPase, with product MENAKKTINLFLKNKYNSVNELKAELYKAGVAAMEEGWTFMDASFQLGGKARDDGMDGEEVEQTLRRAFSAEKRSAERPQEQPAPAQNSTPAAEGVPQAQAAAAPQTMAMPIITPLSANMISMEQMLAMGLDTQSLELLQNFKIDPEALSIPWPAADWRKDLAKLLEAAFDPDETISFKVSNTPETTEELVSNIIGQDDSIKKIMKSLDSPEGALLCINAVKGGDDVTDESFRYRYVVVDNPKMSLAKQLAYYKALNLPCTALVNTGANSVQAWVKIFANDEEEYNERVDFLFKTLDSQGFKVDPSNSNPHMMVRMPGVLRGGKQQYLIGLEQGAKNFKEWQEWVEYSLDGKPLIELASDTEEAPKKDQTIVENMLRAGEFFLFTAPPKSGKSLALMDLGLSICYGEDWFGNSTSSSDVLFINFELTKSVFLNRLYLLGGKRNLNASTPKFGFLNLRGTALSPIETAQLIAKRIQGAKRLENHDYRVVVIDPISAVLHNPKSTRLNGAPHQILMQMVDTIIALTGCAVVSSCNLDEYPYLEARADSLIKLSPVEGSLNLYQINGTFREFPKMLARECSWIYPRFLV
- a CDS encoding LysM peptidoglycan-binding domain-containing protein produces the protein MRLLKCASICLGLSALLASAYIVKEGDTLWDLSDEFLKDPFAWPDLWENNRHIEDPHWIYPGDSIYLGDSIREGNVLQVEKKSKYPCNATISDSALPKGKGLTVANAGCDDGDERNSDFEGMLGNLRDKDKKGIKKPKANDEYYYKQRPAPKIFNGYYQMHAPEIYTLDSLKKDKRFISIKSGEKKEPLIHMPETEVVVGVGKKTNADLKRGDLVEIIDAKAINVPAAKGSTFEKYALLRLAGIAKITAIGDTLSRAKIVTSFREIKIHQAKARLKQPLKTINVSGYSKVKEAKLNDLAMIRYSMDPMLIIGAFSYVLVDKGINEGYNTGDAVAIWEEDKTDESLPPRLIGRGIIARAADNESSILIRELYSNSRRIEVGHRVSVTHRAQIVK
- a CDS encoding response regulator transcription factor → MNFKILIVEDEEIIRFGLQDNFEMEGYTVETACDGEEAIAKADSYQPHLVLLDLMIPKKSGFEVCRYIRNKHPDTYIIMLTAKTEETSKVAGLEMGADDYVTKPFSILELLARVKAFRRRIEPQSGSTSVQVPEVLEFANIKINVKKFEATKGGVPLDLTTREYLIMKYFWAHRGEVILRETLLKEIWGYTDENMPSTRTVDNHIANLRRKIEDDLDNPKFIISVRGAGYKFDA